Proteins encoded in a region of the Maniola jurtina chromosome 12, ilManJurt1.1, whole genome shotgun sequence genome:
- the LOC123870317 gene encoding basic juvenile hormone-suppressible protein 1-like encodes MKFLVLAAILAAATASAIKDEHTVLIGKDTLVNVDIKTKEILCMKLLNFILQPTVYDDIRDVARDWDLEANMDKYLKVDVVNKFIDHYKMGFLPRGEVFVHTNQKQMDEAIWVFRLMYFAKDFDTFIRTACFLRERINGGMFVYAFSTAVFHREDCRGVVLPAPYEIYPYFFVDSDIISKAFMLKMTKAATDPVIFDYWGIKVTDKNLVVIDWRKGVRHTLSEHDRLSYFTEDIDVNTFYYYLHMNYPYWMVDDVYGLNKERRGEVTMYANQQLLARYRLERLSHGMCDIKMIMWNEPLKTGYWPKIRLHNGEEMPVRSNNVLLLNKENLKLKLAADDIERYIRDGIINGRITRRDGTTITLRKTEDFEYLARMLLGGLGHMNDDAKVFHIVHLFRKLVSYGNYNFNKYTYIPTALDMYSTCLRDPLFWRIMKRITENAVLFKKYLPKYTRDEFDFPGVKVERIVTDKLVTFMDDYDVDITNALYLDRNEMQKKKSDFTYVARMQRLNTQPFKVTVEILSEKAVDAVVRIFYGPKYDCMGRLLNFNDKRLDMIEIDSFMYKLDTGKNTIVRKSTEMHDVIGDRPWTRRFMDSSVESTIGVDRVVESYWYKARLGIPHRLLLPLGRYDGLPMQFFVIVSPVRTGLVLPSVDINIMKDRHTCRWTSCYDTMPLGFPFDRDIDMTRFFTNNMKWVDVLVYRKDLATSNNVKNIDTSDMVMKRDDMTYLDNDMLVRWSYRDVMMMSYDKMMRL; translated from the exons ATGAAGTTTTTGGTCTTAGCGGCGATCCTCGCCGCGGCGACCGCGTCGGCGATCAAGGATGAGCACACCGTGCTTATTGGCAAAGACACGCTTG TAAACGTGGACATCAAGACCAAGGAGATTCTCTGCATGAAGCTCCTGAACTTCATCCTGCAGCCGACCGTGTACGACGACATCCGCGATGTGGCCCGCGACTGGGATCTGGAAGCCAACATGGACAAATACCTG AAAGTCGACGTCGTGAATAAGTTCATCGATCATTATAAGATGGGCTTCCTTCCCCGCGGCGAAGTGTTCGTACACACCAACCAAAAGCAGATGGACGAAGCCATTTGGGTGTTCCGCCTGATGTACTTCGCCAAGGACTTCGACACCTTCATCAGAACCGCCTGTTTCCTGCGCGAGCGCATCAACGGGGGCATGTTCGTGTACGCTTTCTCCACCGCCGTGTTCCACAGGGAGGATTGCCGAGGAGTGGTCTTGCCCGCTCCGTACGAAATCTACCCCTACTTCTTCGTCGACAGCGACATCATCAGCAAAGCTTTCATGCTCAAGATGACCAAAGCCGCCACCGATCCCGTCATTTTCGACTACTGGGGCATCAAAGTCACCGACAAGAACTTGGTCGTCATCGACTGGCGTAAGGGAGTGCGTCACACTCTGAGCGAGCACGACCGCCTCTCCTACTTCACCGAGGATATCGACGTGAACACCTTCTACTACTACCTGCACATGAACTACCCGTACTGGATGGTCGACGACGTCTACGGCTTGAACAAGGAGCGCCGCGGGGAAGTCACCATGTACGCGAACCAGCAGCTGCTCGCGAGATACAGGCTCGAGCGTCTGTCTCACGGCATGTGCGACATCAAGATGATCATGTGGAATGAACCCCTCAAGACTGGCTACTGGCCCAAGATCCGCCTGCACAATGGCGAAGAGATGCCCGTCCGTAGCAACAATGTGCTCCTGCTTAACAAGGAAAACCTCAAATTAAAACTAGCCGCAGACGACATCGAGAGATACATCCGTGATGGTATCATAAACGGACGCATCACACGT CGCGATGGTACCACCATCACCCTGAGGAAGACTGAGGACTTCGAGTACCTCGCCAGGATGCTGCTCGGAGGTCTGGGTCACATGAACGATGATGCCAAGGTGTTCCACATTGTCCACTTGTTCAGAAAGCTTGTGTCCTATGGAAATTACAACTTCAACAA GTACACATATATTCCAACTGCATTGGATATGTACTCGACCTGCCTGCGCGACCCGCTTTTCTGGAGAATCATGAAGCGCATCACTGAAAACGCTGTTCTCTTCAAGAAATACCTGCCTAAATACACCAGGGATGAGTTTGACTTCCCAGGAGTCAAAGTCGAACGTATCGTCACAGACAAATTGGTTACCTTCATGGATGACTACGATGTTGACATCACCAATGCTCTATACCTGGACCGCAATGAAATGCAAAAGAAGAAGTCTGATTTCACATACGTAGCAAGGATGCAACGTCTCAACACCCAACCCTTCAAGGTCACCGTCGAAATCTTGTCTGAAAAGGCGGTCGACGCTGTCGTCAGAATATTCTACGGACCCAAGTACGACTGTATGGGACGTCTGCTCAACTTCAACGACAAGCGTTTGGACATGATCGAAATCGACAGCTTCATGTACAAACTGGACACTGGCAAGAACACTATCGTCCGTAAATCTACTGAGATGCATGACGTTATCGGCGACAGGCCATGGACCCGTCGTTTTATGGACAGCAGTGTTGAGAGCACTATTGGCGTGGACCGCGTCGTGGAGAGCTACTGGTACAAGGCTCGCCTGGGAATCCCGCACAGACTGCTCCTGCCGCTCGGTCGCTACGACGGCTTGCCCATGCAGTTCTTCGTCATCGTCAGCCCTGTCCGCACCGGGCTGGTGCTGCCCTCGGTCGACATCAACATCATGAAGGATCGCCACACTTGCCGCTGGACGAGCTGCTACGACACGATGCCGCTCGGGTTCCCCTTCGACAGGGACATCGACATGACACGCTTCTTCACCAACAACATGAAGTGGGTGGACGTCCTGGTTTACAGGAAGGATCTCGCCACCTCTAACAACGTGAAGAACATCGACACCTCCGACATGGTGATGAAACGCGACGACATGACCTATTTGGACAACGACATGTTGGTCAGATGGTCCTACAGAGACGTCATGATGATGAGCTACGATAAGATGATGCGTCTTTAA